From a region of the Lactuca sativa cultivar Salinas chromosome 4, Lsat_Salinas_v11, whole genome shotgun sequence genome:
- the LOC128133424 gene encoding uncharacterized protein LOC128133424 translates to MIEYLVCLVTSGRWQVNGTNLEYICPQGGISELALIFSEYISYSDFVSLVRSKIGLLDKYRISLRFHHPKLNYYIAIVEDMDVRMLINVIKCSGGRAVKVFVVVDEVEEVNGGGEIGNQLVGNLCSYKGSNDPIDITELQSNSDRDELGDEVKAKFPDNLFHGMPPVPAWPVDINEDIPTQMVDMNLQKIQCESIFKNKELLKRCIGKKCLREGFQTRTSRSTKSSYNMLFKKTTNDPFAT, encoded by the exons atgattgaatatttggtttgtcttgtaaccaGTGGAAGAtggcaagttaatggaactaatctggaatacatatgtccacagggaggtatttctgaacttgctttgatattttctgagtatattagttatagtgattttgtatctttggtaagaagcaaaattggtttgttagacaaatatagaattagtcttcgtttccaccatcctaaattaaattattatatagctatagttgaagacatggatgttagaatgttgataaacgtaatcaaatgtagtggaggaagggctgtgaaagtgtttgtggtggttgatgaagttgaggaggttaatgggggtggtgaaattggaaaccagcttgttggtaatttatgcagttataaagggagcaacgatccgatag atataaccgagctacaaagcaattccgatagagatgagttgggtgatgaagttaaagctaagtttcccgataacctttttcacggtatgccccctgtaccagcatggccagttgatattaatgaagatatcccaacacagatggtagacatgaatcttcaaaagattcaatgtgagagtatatttaagaacaaagaacttttaaagcggtgtattggtaaaaaatgtcttcgagaaggtttccagacgaggacaagtagatccaccaaatcaag